A single window of Halobacterium jilantaiense DNA harbors:
- a CDS encoding glycerophosphodiester phosphodiesterase, with the protein MRELAHRGFAGVAPENTLAAVEAAVGGSADGVEVDVQPASDGTPVVFHDHRLDDSSDSRGITDGAGFVWDASPDALREADVLGSGEGVPTLDAVAETVPADTVLHVELKTPGVEATIGRSGPDESRWRPFVERVASVLDAADAPVVFSSFFDGALAAAREAAPGIPRAALCLDADRGLDRAREFDCEALHPPVDAVDAALVERAHGRGWAVNAWTVETWREALVCRDAGVDGVITDYPGVTDFADGEKSR; encoded by the coding sequence ATGCGCGAACTCGCACACCGGGGGTTCGCCGGCGTCGCCCCCGAGAACACGCTCGCAGCCGTCGAGGCCGCGGTCGGCGGGAGCGCGGACGGAGTGGAAGTGGACGTCCAGCCGGCCAGCGACGGCACGCCGGTCGTCTTCCACGACCACCGGCTAGACGACAGCAGCGACTCCCGTGGCATCACGGACGGCGCGGGGTTCGTCTGGGACGCGAGCCCCGACGCGCTCCGCGAGGCCGACGTGTTGGGCTCGGGCGAGGGCGTCCCGACGCTCGACGCCGTGGCAGAGACTGTTCCGGCCGATACGGTCCTCCACGTCGAACTCAAAACGCCCGGTGTCGAGGCGACCATCGGTCGGTCCGGCCCCGACGAGTCGCGCTGGCGGCCGTTCGTCGAGCGCGTCGCGAGTGTCCTCGACGCCGCCGACGCGCCGGTCGTGTTCTCGTCTTTTTTCGACGGCGCGCTCGCCGCCGCGCGCGAGGCCGCACCGGGGATTCCGCGCGCGGCGCTCTGCCTCGACGCCGACCGCGGTCTCGACCGGGCGCGCGAGTTCGACTGCGAAGCACTCCACCCGCCGGTCGACGCCGTGGACGCGGCGCTCGTGGAACGCGCACACGGTCGAGGCTGGGCGGTGAACGCCTGGACGGTCGAGACGTGGCGGGAGGCTCTGGTCTGCCGCGACGCGGGCGTCGACGGCGTCATCAC
- a CDS encoding ubiquitin-like small modifier protein 1 — MEWQLFADLSDVAGDDRVAVEVPEGGTVGDALDALLDARPALGDRVLAADGSLHSHVNVLVNGENVRTEGEGMDTPVEPGDELAMFPPVSGG; from the coding sequence ATGGAGTGGCAGTTGTTCGCAGACCTCTCGGACGTAGCGGGCGACGACCGGGTCGCGGTCGAGGTGCCCGAGGGCGGCACCGTCGGGGACGCGCTGGACGCGCTGCTCGACGCGCGCCCGGCGCTCGGCGACCGCGTGCTCGCCGCCGACGGCAGCCTGCACAGCCACGTGAACGTCCTCGTGAACGGCGAGAACGTCAGGACGGAAGGCGAAGGGATGGACACGCCGGTCGAACCGGGAGACGAACTGGCGATGTTCCCGCCGGTCAGCGGCGGCTGA
- a CDS encoding potassium transporter TrkA has translation MTTPATVVDGLPTQSAVEVAAVVIVATGVVAVLAAVFRWYFRQQIPFGVALLVDATVVTLYLNTRVALGQAISGSTGPLEPLVVAFNLAAFAVAGALVVPGIRAGDRLGVLVLGATDTRELAADVGGFVQSVGRAIAVDLPEDIADIEGYDPVSGDVKSELAGKTLVFPRRLTVEQLRERVTARLKDDYDVGYVDVELDEDGTVSYLALGRRVAGIGPTLPPGTAAVAAHADPPYAASSGDLVQVWSVADSARERVATAEIRGVHGDAVTLAVDDADAQRVAGGDFRLATLPREPGADHQFAALLRGADETMTVVSVAAGSDLDGATVRDAAGVVVAVRSSGSVDSIPDRSRTLAAGDTVYAVVRPDAARRLETATAAPDAPDATDAP, from the coding sequence GTGACGACCCCCGCGACGGTCGTGGACGGCCTGCCGACGCAGTCCGCCGTCGAGGTCGCCGCCGTCGTCATCGTGGCGACGGGCGTCGTCGCCGTGCTCGCGGCGGTGTTCCGGTGGTACTTCCGCCAGCAGATTCCGTTCGGCGTGGCGCTGCTGGTCGACGCCACGGTCGTGACGCTGTACCTCAACACCCGGGTGGCGCTCGGGCAGGCAATCAGTGGCAGCACGGGCCCGCTGGAGCCGCTCGTGGTCGCGTTCAACCTCGCGGCGTTCGCGGTCGCGGGCGCGCTCGTGGTGCCGGGCATCCGGGCCGGCGACCGCCTCGGCGTGCTGGTGCTGGGCGCGACCGACACCCGCGAACTGGCGGCCGACGTGGGCGGCTTCGTGCAGAGCGTGGGGCGAGCCATCGCCGTCGACCTCCCCGAGGACATCGCGGACATCGAGGGCTACGACCCGGTGTCCGGGGACGTGAAGTCCGAGCTCGCGGGGAAGACGCTCGTGTTCCCGCGCCGGCTCACCGTCGAACAGCTCCGGGAGCGCGTGACCGCCCGGCTGAAAGACGACTACGACGTCGGCTACGTGGACGTGGAACTCGACGAGGACGGCACGGTGTCGTACCTCGCGCTCGGCCGCCGGGTCGCCGGCATCGGGCCGACGCTCCCACCGGGGACGGCCGCGGTCGCGGCCCACGCCGACCCGCCGTACGCCGCCAGTTCAGGCGACCTCGTGCAGGTGTGGTCGGTCGCGGACAGCGCTCGCGAACGGGTCGCCACCGCCGAGATTCGGGGCGTCCACGGCGACGCGGTGACGCTGGCCGTGGACGACGCCGACGCACAGCGGGTCGCCGGCGGCGACTTCCGGCTGGCGACGCTGCCCCGAGAACCCGGCGCGGACCACCAGTTCGCGGCGCTGCTCCGGGGTGCCGACGAGACGATGACGGTCGTGTCGGTGGCCGCGGGCAGCGACCTCGACGGTGCGACCGTCCGCGACGCGGCGGGCGTGGTGGTCGCGGTGCGGTCGAGCGGGAGCGTCGACTCGATACCGGACCGCTCGCGGACGCTCGCGGCGGGCGACACCGTGTACGCGGTCGTGCGGCCCGACGCCGCCCGTCGGCTGGAGACCGCGACGGCCGCACCGGACGCGCCGGACGCGACCGACGCCCCGTAG
- a CDS encoding TrkA C-terminal domain-containing protein, producing MTALPVQVLHGIYLGLLAGVVPAVVAFGLGFLFRYVVGLTVPAFGVVVLGVALAGVNGGLLAFADPSITGAANAATLVVALLVVTMLTLYTHAVGDRLGADLPRRITLRGLRDRTLHADVVDLVGGRSEVTVRVVGSVRDVEGYPPLPEPLRAELRAVAWQFPGDLRLSELEERVTDRLRSEFDLQEVSVSVDERGRANLAAAPPAAGVSKRTPTGRRAVSVETLVPTGMARGDEVAVLLDDGRVEGTVVSARSDGGTPPQAASADPESAAEDAHEDDTPVAPSAPTTTGGEGRVTVAVSRSDADRLLDTDRAPVVVEARGTGREYELLGVLRRAGQRVRRLALGENDPLGVAASPGGVREEYGVAVLAVRDGGSWRIAPEDDRALAAGDELFVAGSRADIDRFAEVVA from the coding sequence ATGACTGCGCTCCCCGTGCAGGTGTTGCACGGCATCTATCTCGGGCTGCTGGCTGGCGTCGTGCCGGCGGTGGTCGCGTTCGGCCTCGGGTTCCTGTTCCGGTACGTCGTCGGGCTGACGGTGCCCGCGTTCGGTGTCGTCGTGCTCGGCGTCGCGCTCGCCGGCGTCAACGGCGGGCTGCTGGCGTTCGCGGACCCCTCTATCACGGGCGCTGCGAACGCCGCGACGCTCGTGGTCGCCTTGCTGGTGGTGACGATGCTGACGCTGTACACGCACGCCGTCGGCGACCGGCTGGGTGCAGACCTGCCGCGCCGCATCACGCTCCGGGGGCTGCGGGACCGCACGCTGCACGCCGACGTGGTCGACCTCGTCGGCGGCCGCAGCGAGGTCACCGTCCGGGTCGTCGGGAGCGTCCGCGACGTGGAGGGGTATCCGCCGCTGCCGGAGCCGCTGCGCGCCGAGCTTCGCGCAGTGGCGTGGCAGTTCCCGGGCGACCTCCGGCTCTCCGAACTGGAGGAACGGGTGACCGACCGGCTGCGATCGGAGTTCGACCTGCAGGAGGTGTCGGTGTCGGTCGACGAGCGCGGCCGCGCGAACCTCGCCGCGGCACCGCCTGCGGCCGGCGTCTCGAAGCGCACGCCGACGGGGAGGCGGGCGGTGTCGGTGGAGACGCTGGTGCCGACGGGGATGGCCCGCGGCGACGAGGTGGCGGTGCTGCTGGACGACGGCCGCGTCGAGGGGACGGTCGTGTCCGCACGCTCGGACGGTGGAACGCCGCCGCAGGCCGCGTCGGCCGACCCCGAATCGGCCGCGGAGGACGCCCACGAGGACGACACGCCGGTCGCGCCGTCGGCCCCCACGACGACCGGCGGCGAGGGCCGCGTGACGGTGGCCGTGAGCCGATCCGACGCCGACCGGCTGCTCGACACCGACCGCGCGCCGGTCGTCGTCGAGGCCCGGGGGACGGGCCGCGAGTACGAGCTGCTGGGCGTGCTGCGGCGGGCCGGACAGCGCGTCCGGCGGCTCGCGCTCGGCGAGAACGACCCGCTCGGAGTGGCGGCCTCCCCGGGCGGCGTCCGCGAAGAGTACGGCGTCGCGGTGCTGGCAGTCCGCGACGGCGGGAGCTGGCGAATCGCACCCGAGGACGACCGGGCGCTCGCGGCCGGCGACGAGCTGTTCGTCGCCGGGTCGCGGGCCGACATCGACCGGTTCGCGGAGGTGGTGGCGTGA
- a CDS encoding NAD-binding protein, with translation MDLPGVERVTGRVAVALTLAVAALSVATGILGIVDPAASFGPVARYVPVPVSQTAGFTGSLTGFLMVMSAFGLRRGLRVAWYSTLVLLPVTAVQGLVQATPYSVPLVALSVVAIPVLAVARSRFDEPISLSTSQLAAGGALAGVQAYGTIGTYALRGDRGFTGVSTMLDAFYYTLVTSSTVGYGDLTPTTQEARLFSLSVVVLGTASFAIALGALLGPALEARFASALGRMTQSDLESLDGHVVVAGYGDLTEPILTELATSGRRFVVLTTDEQSASELRERGVDVLAADPADDEALIRARVDRARAVVTATSDDGEDALVVLTVRENHPDVRVVAAATEQENEAKLRRAGADTVISPAVIGGRLLARSALGDRSAEQEAEDVLDDLA, from the coding sequence ATGGACCTGCCGGGCGTCGAGCGAGTGACCGGCCGCGTAGCGGTGGCGTTGACGCTCGCAGTCGCGGCGCTGTCCGTCGCCACGGGCATCCTCGGCATCGTCGACCCCGCCGCGAGCTTCGGGCCGGTCGCGCGCTACGTTCCGGTCCCGGTCAGCCAGACGGCGGGGTTCACCGGCTCGCTGACGGGGTTCCTGATGGTGATGAGCGCGTTCGGGCTGCGCCGCGGGCTGCGGGTCGCGTGGTACTCCACGCTCGTCCTGCTGCCCGTGACCGCCGTCCAGGGCCTCGTGCAGGCGACGCCGTACTCCGTACCGCTGGTCGCGCTCTCCGTCGTCGCGATTCCCGTGCTTGCCGTCGCCCGCAGCCGATTCGACGAGCCGATTTCGCTGTCGACGAGCCAGCTCGCCGCGGGCGGCGCGCTCGCCGGCGTGCAGGCCTACGGCACCATCGGCACGTACGCGCTGCGCGGCGACCGCGGCTTCACTGGCGTCTCGACGATGCTCGACGCCTTCTACTACACGCTGGTCACGTCCAGCACCGTCGGCTACGGCGACCTCACGCCGACCACGCAGGAAGCCCGGCTGTTCTCGCTGTCCGTGGTCGTCCTCGGCACAGCGAGTTTCGCCATCGCACTCGGCGCGCTGCTCGGCCCCGCCCTCGAAGCCCGGTTCGCGAGCGCACTCGGACGCATGACACAGAGCGACCTCGAGTCCCTCGACGGCCACGTGGTCGTCGCGGGCTACGGCGACCTGACGGAACCGATTCTGACCGAACTCGCGACGAGCGGCCGGCGGTTCGTCGTGCTCACCACCGACGAACAGAGTGCTTCGGAACTCCGCGAGCGCGGCGTGGACGTGCTCGCTGCCGACCCGGCCGACGACGAGGCTCTGATTCGGGCTCGCGTCGACCGCGCCCGCGCCGTCGTGACGGCGACCAGCGACGACGGCGAGGACGCCCTGGTCGTGTTGACGGTCCGCGAGAACCACCCGGACGTCCGCGTCGTCGCCGCCGCCACCGAACAGGAGAACGAGGCGAAACTCCGGCGCGCGGGCGCGGACACCGTTATCAGTCCCGCGGTCATCGGCGGTCGACTGCTCGCGCGCTCCGCGCTCGGCGACCGGAGTGCCGAACAGGAGGCCGAGGACGTCCTCGACGACCTCGCCTGA
- a CDS encoding HPP family protein: MFSELRRRLAAARRRAVRVERRELRQLRRWLETTSNLLHVSVLLFVPLLVGLVTLLSNTVDAVSFLLFPPLASGAYTLFSDPEGRYSDPWRFVGGLTVGALCGWAAVEVTATYLYGIPTADLGADAGAAALGILLTGAVTWALDLELPTAYSTALLVLITGSAQFAYVAGVALSSSLVAVVFSAWRSEVYQERARYLYHTTEVDDHVIVPMRGEHAAKTAMLGARIAAAHDAGKVVLLHVVDDEEVAAAERNVDEDGDSPDYVEGAASVAEAEAADAASRRLEAQAANIETKVGVPCDVVVAVADDNHAKTVVSTAGEVNCDLVVTPFEHADDGGPAAFVRTLLGSDLDVVALQAASDRTRWKRIMVPVRGASDVAHAMLDYAGRLAGRNGSVSVCSCIDVERERRRTESMLANLTETVEARCETRVSRSTVEEFVQRNDTHYDLVFLGASTDRSAASKFVSRPTYERLQNIETDVALVHTG; encoded by the coding sequence GTGTTCTCCGAGCTCCGACGACGGCTCGCGGCCGCACGGCGGCGCGCCGTTCGCGTCGAGCGGCGCGAACTCCGCCAGCTCCGGCGGTGGCTGGAGACGACGTCGAACCTCCTGCACGTCTCCGTGCTGCTGTTCGTGCCGCTGCTCGTCGGCCTCGTGACGCTGCTGTCGAACACCGTCGACGCCGTCTCGTTCCTCCTCTTCCCGCCGCTGGCGTCGGGCGCGTACACGCTGTTCTCGGACCCGGAGGGCCGGTACTCGGACCCCTGGCGGTTCGTCGGCGGGCTGACGGTCGGCGCGCTCTGCGGGTGGGCGGCCGTCGAAGTGACTGCGACGTATCTCTACGGCATCCCGACGGCCGATCTCGGCGCGGACGCGGGCGCGGCGGCCCTCGGCATCCTCCTGACGGGCGCGGTGACGTGGGCGCTCGACCTCGAACTCCCGACGGCGTACTCGACGGCGCTGCTCGTGCTCATCACGGGCAGCGCCCAGTTCGCGTACGTCGCCGGAGTCGCGCTGTCCTCCTCGCTGGTCGCTGTCGTGTTCTCCGCCTGGCGCTCCGAGGTCTACCAGGAGCGCGCCCGCTACCTCTACCACACGACGGAGGTCGACGACCACGTCATCGTGCCGATGCGCGGCGAACACGCGGCGAAGACCGCGATGCTGGGCGCGCGTATCGCCGCCGCCCACGACGCCGGGAAGGTGGTGTTGCTCCACGTCGTCGACGACGAGGAGGTCGCGGCCGCCGAGCGCAACGTCGACGAGGACGGCGACAGCCCCGACTACGTCGAGGGTGCCGCGTCCGTCGCCGAAGCAGAGGCCGCGGACGCCGCGTCGCGTCGCCTCGAAGCGCAGGCCGCGAACATCGAGACGAAGGTCGGCGTCCCCTGCGACGTCGTGGTGGCGGTCGCCGACGACAACCACGCGAAGACCGTGGTGTCGACGGCCGGCGAGGTGAACTGCGACCTCGTCGTGACGCCGTTCGAGCACGCCGACGACGGCGGCCCGGCGGCGTTCGTCCGGACGCTGCTCGGCAGCGACCTCGACGTGGTCGCGCTGCAGGCGGCCTCCGACCGCACGCGCTGGAAGCGCATCATGGTCCCAGTGCGGGGCGCGTCAGACGTGGCGCACGCGATGCTGGACTACGCCGGCCGGCTCGCCGGCCGCAACGGGTCCGTGAGCGTCTGTTCGTGCATCGACGTGGAGCGCGAGCGGCGGCGGACGGAGTCGATGCTCGCGAACCTCACGGAGACCGTCGAGGCGCGGTGCGAGACGCGCGTCTCGCGGTCGACCGTCGAGGAGTTCGTCCAGCGCAACGACACCCACTACGACCTCGTGTTCCTCGGGGCGAGCACGGACCGGTCGGCCGCCTCGAAGTTCGTCTCCCGGCCGACCTACGAGCGCCTGCAGAACATCGAGACGGACGTCGCACTCGTCCACACCGGGTGA
- a CDS encoding nucleoside phosphorylase produces MAKQPHLLVDEGDVHDIALIPGDPGRVDRIAGHCDDSEVVAENREYKVVNATYDGVDLTISSTGIGGPSAAIAVEELAKVGVETFIRVGTIGGLQTDVEVGDMIVATGAAKEEGTSKRYESVEYPAVPDYDVLATLVDAAESNDEEVHVGPIVSDDAFYNEGDEYIGDWEDAGLLGIEMEAATVFSLARRRGLAAGAICTADGNLVAGNQKGADSDDELPEKAKNNVARAIDIALDSVAELKRA; encoded by the coding sequence ATGGCAAAGCAGCCGCACCTGCTCGTCGACGAGGGAGACGTCCACGACATCGCACTCATTCCCGGCGACCCGGGTCGCGTCGACCGCATCGCCGGCCACTGCGACGACAGCGAGGTCGTCGCCGAGAACCGCGAGTACAAGGTCGTCAACGCCACCTACGACGGCGTCGACCTCACGATTAGCTCCACCGGCATCGGCGGCCCGAGCGCCGCCATCGCCGTCGAAGAACTCGCGAAGGTCGGCGTGGAGACGTTCATCCGCGTCGGCACCATCGGCGGCCTCCAGACAGACGTCGAGGTCGGGGACATGATTGTCGCGACCGGTGCCGCGAAAGAGGAAGGCACGAGCAAGCGCTACGAGTCCGTCGAGTACCCCGCCGTCCCGGACTACGACGTACTCGCGACGCTCGTCGACGCCGCCGAGAGCAACGACGAAGAGGTCCACGTCGGCCCCATCGTGAGCGACGACGCGTTCTACAACGAGGGCGACGAGTACATCGGTGACTGGGAGGACGCCGGCCTGCTCGGCATCGAGATGGAGGCCGCAACCGTGTTCTCGCTGGCGCGCCGCCGCGGCCTCGCCGCGGGCGCTATCTGTACCGCCGACGGCAACCTCGTCGCCGGCAACCAGAAGGGAGCCGACAGCGACGACGAACTCCCGGAGAAGGCGAAGAACAACGTCGCGCGCGCTATCGACATCGCGCTCGACTCGGTCGCCGAACTGAAACGCGCCTGA
- a CDS encoding WD40/YVTN/BNR-like repeat-containing protein, protein MSLLAAYPDRVLALDDGTLSTDFEGDLQCIDDGPHGVFVGASDGVYHRLGAGDWERVAAVGDVTSVTVAESGVWAGTEPSAVYHAPEGASFEQCALLTDLPSSDDWAFPPRPSTHHVRWLEWTPDRLYAAVEAGALLRSGDGGDSWRDRVPTGPMDTHSMATHSERPDLAYAAAGDGFYVTEDGGDSWQTAEDGLDRTYCWSVVCDPTDPGALLVSAAHGARSAHTFETADSAVFRRDSDDDAWARCGGLPSAEGLLRAELATTGESGEAVAATNHGVYRTEDWGESWTCLTDGWPPALEDATPRGVVVG, encoded by the coding sequence ATGAGTCTGCTCGCCGCCTACCCCGACCGCGTGCTCGCCCTCGACGACGGGACGCTGTCGACCGACTTCGAGGGCGACCTGCAGTGCATCGACGACGGCCCGCACGGCGTCTTCGTCGGCGCGAGCGACGGCGTCTATCACCGTCTCGGGGCCGGCGACTGGGAGCGCGTCGCGGCCGTCGGCGACGTGACGAGCGTGACCGTCGCCGAGTCCGGCGTCTGGGCGGGAACGGAACCGAGCGCCGTCTACCACGCGCCCGAGGGCGCGTCCTTCGAGCAGTGCGCACTCCTGACCGACCTGCCGTCGAGCGACGACTGGGCGTTCCCGCCGCGGCCGTCGACGCACCACGTGCGCTGGCTGGAGTGGACCCCGGACCGGCTCTACGCCGCCGTGGAGGCGGGTGCGCTCCTCCGCAGCGGGGACGGCGGCGACTCGTGGCGCGACCGCGTGCCGACCGGCCCGATGGACACGCACTCGATGGCGACCCACTCCGAGCGCCCGGACCTCGCGTACGCGGCCGCCGGCGACGGCTTCTACGTCACCGAGGACGGCGGCGACAGCTGGCAGACCGCCGAGGACGGCCTCGACCGGACGTACTGCTGGAGCGTCGTCTGCGACCCGACCGACCCCGGCGCGCTGCTCGTCTCCGCGGCCCACGGCGCGCGGAGCGCACACACCTTCGAGACCGCCGACAGCGCCGTGTTCCGCCGCGATTCGGACGACGACGCGTGGGCGCGCTGTGGAGGCTTGCCGAGCGCCGAAGGACTGCTCCGGGCCGAACTCGCGACCACGGGCGAGTCGGGGGAGGCCGTCGCCGCCACGAACCACGGCGTCTACCGGACCGAGGACTGGGGCGAGTCGTGGACGTGTCTGACCGACGGCTGGCCGCCCGCACTGGAGGACGCGACGCCGCGCGGCGTGGTTGTGGGCTGA
- a CDS encoding carbohydrate kinase family protein has translation MVRVVAAGHVNWDVTLRVDDLPEPDGEAEIVSQLRSGGGSAANVAVALAGFDVETGLVGSVGDDEHGLLAQRELQDAGVGLDGLRVVDGLETSVKYLVVDGDGEVMVLGNDGANEAVGPEDVDPDVVAGCDHLHLTSQRPATADRLAELADDAGATVSFDPGRRLGDRDFSAALDRTDVLFVNDNEAEAVLDEEAAYPGSDFSDRVVVVKHGSEGATVHTPSASYSHPGFDIEPVDTTGAGDAFAAGFVAVLLSDDDHERALEFANACGALAAQHEGARTAPTRPEVRSFLDGQF, from the coding sequence ATGGTCAGAGTCGTCGCCGCCGGCCACGTCAACTGGGACGTCACGCTCCGCGTGGACGACCTCCCCGAGCCGGACGGGGAGGCCGAGATCGTCTCCCAGTTGCGCTCGGGCGGCGGCAGCGCCGCGAACGTCGCCGTCGCGCTCGCGGGCTTCGACGTCGAGACGGGGCTCGTCGGCAGCGTCGGCGACGACGAGCACGGACTGCTCGCACAGCGCGAACTGCAGGACGCCGGCGTCGGCCTCGACGGCCTCCGGGTCGTCGACGGGCTGGAGACGAGCGTGAAGTACCTCGTCGTCGACGGCGACGGCGAAGTCATGGTGCTCGGCAACGACGGCGCGAACGAGGCCGTCGGCCCGGAGGACGTGGACCCGGACGTCGTCGCGGGCTGCGACCACCTCCACCTCACCAGCCAGCGCCCCGCGACCGCCGACCGGCTCGCCGAACTCGCCGACGACGCCGGCGCGACCGTCTCCTTCGACCCGGGACGCCGGCTCGGCGACCGCGACTTCTCCGCGGCCCTCGACCGCACCGACGTGCTGTTCGTCAACGACAACGAGGCCGAGGCCGTCCTCGACGAGGAGGCCGCCTACCCCGGCTCGGACTTCAGCGACCGCGTCGTCGTCGTCAAGCACGGGTCGGAGGGCGCGACCGTCCACACGCCGTCGGCCTCGTACAGCCACCCCGGCTTCGACATCGAGCCGGTGGACACCACGGGTGCCGGTGACGCCTTCGCAGCGGGCTTCGTCGCCGTCCTGCTGTCGGACGACGACCACGAGCGCGCCCTCGAGTTCGCGAACGCCTGCGGCGCGCTCGCCGCCCAGCACGAGGGCGCGCGCACCGCGCCGACGCGGCCCGAGGTCCGGTCGTTCCTCGACGGCCAGTTCTAG
- a CDS encoding DUF63 family protein: MNAVALSGVLPSGFALPSLPYLVAVAAATLAVVAGLRRDRPAVSTRVVLALAPWMVLGSSLYVCYQLALFPDAVAPFFGSPVVYVTTFAVAGATWLVARRAGPSVPVVPALAAAGSLLAVPTVGAALYRGWTEQTLTLPWPLAAVAAAAVLTAATWAVVARVRPDDAATVGAAGVLAVFGHALDATSTTVGIDVLGYGEQTPLSAAIIEFAADLPTEPLLGTGWLFVLVKLALAAGVVALLADYVRELPSEGNLLLGVVAAVGLGPGVHNVVLFIAANPAGF, from the coding sequence ATGAACGCTGTCGCGCTCTCCGGCGTGCTCCCGAGCGGGTTCGCGCTCCCGTCGCTGCCCTACCTCGTCGCCGTCGCGGCCGCCACGCTCGCGGTGGTCGCCGGGCTCCGCCGCGACCGGCCCGCCGTCAGCACGCGGGTCGTGCTCGCGCTCGCGCCGTGGATGGTGCTCGGGTCCAGCCTCTACGTCTGCTACCAGCTCGCGCTGTTCCCCGACGCCGTCGCACCGTTCTTCGGCTCCCCAGTCGTCTACGTGACGACGTTCGCGGTGGCGGGCGCGACGTGGCTGGTCGCCCGGCGTGCCGGCCCGTCGGTGCCAGTGGTCCCGGCGCTCGCTGCCGCCGGCTCCCTGCTCGCCGTCCCCACCGTTGGAGCCGCGCTCTACCGGGGCTGGACCGAGCAGACGCTCACGCTCCCGTGGCCGCTCGCGGCCGTCGCCGCCGCCGCCGTCCTCACGGCCGCGACGTGGGCCGTCGTCGCCCGCGTCCGTCCCGACGACGCCGCGACGGTCGGCGCGGCCGGCGTCCTCGCGGTCTTCGGCCACGCCCTCGACGCCACCTCCACCACGGTCGGCATCGACGTACTCGGGTACGGGGAGCAGACGCCGCTGTCGGCCGCCATCATCGAGTTCGCCGCCGACCTCCCGACCGAGCCGCTGCTCGGCACCGGCTGGCTGTTCGTCCTCGTGAAACTCGCGCTCGCGGCCGGCGTCGTCGCCCTGCTCGCCGACTACGTCCGCGAACTCCCCAGCGAGGGCAACCTCCTGCTCGGCGTCGTCGCCGCCGTCGGCCTCGGCCCGGGCGTCCACAACGTCGTGCTGTTCATCGCCGCGAACCCCGCGGGCTTCTAG
- a CDS encoding ribose 1,5-bisphosphate isomerase: MVNEDVRSTAEDIAEMEIRGAATIARAAADALESQARASDASDPAAFRAEMREAARHLRDTRPTAVSLPNSLRYVLRNLDGETVATLRASAVDAAESFRDQLDRAQDDLGEIGANRLRDGDVVMTHCHSTDALACVKAAIDDGKHIEAVVKETRPRKQGHITAEQLRDWDVPVTMIVDNAGRRYLDEVDHVLVGADSIAADGSVINKVGTSMLAVSARERGVPVMVAAQTLKLHPDTLTGHTVEIEMRDETEVLSDDDRERLGSPDVENPAFDVTPPRYVDAIVTERGQFPPESIVTLMRELYGDGTTEPWTED; encoded by the coding sequence ATGGTCAACGAGGACGTCCGTTCGACGGCCGAGGACATCGCGGAGATGGAGATTCGGGGGGCTGCGACGATCGCCCGGGCCGCCGCCGACGCGCTCGAATCGCAGGCGCGAGCCAGCGACGCGAGCGACCCGGCGGCGTTCCGCGCCGAGATGCGGGAAGCGGCCCGCCACCTCCGCGACACCCGGCCGACGGCCGTGAGCCTCCCGAACTCGCTCCGGTACGTCCTCCGGAATCTGGACGGCGAGACGGTGGCGACGCTCCGGGCGTCGGCCGTCGACGCCGCCGAGTCGTTCCGCGACCAGCTCGACCGCGCGCAGGACGACCTCGGGGAAATCGGCGCGAACCGGCTGCGGGACGGCGACGTGGTGATGACCCACTGCCACTCGACGGACGCGCTGGCCTGTGTCAAGGCCGCAATCGACGACGGCAAGCACATCGAGGCCGTCGTCAAGGAGACCCGGCCGCGCAAGCAGGGCCACATCACGGCCGAACAGCTCCGCGACTGGGACGTGCCGGTGACGATGATCGTGGACAACGCCGGCCGCCGGTACCTCGACGAGGTCGACCACGTCCTCGTCGGTGCGGACTCCATCGCCGCCGACGGCTCCGTCATCAACAAGGTCGGGACGAGCATGCTCGCCGTCTCCGCCCGCGAGCGCGGCGTCCCGGTGATGGTCGCGGCGCAGACGCTGAAGCTCCACCCGGACACGCTCACCGGGCACACGGTCGAAATCGAGATGCGCGACGAGACCGAGGTGCTGTCGGACGACGACCGCGAGCGCCTCGGCAGCCCGGACGTCGAGAACCCCGCGTTCGACGTGACGCCGCCGCGGTACGTCGACGCCATCGTCACCGAGCGCGGCCAGTTCCCGCCCGAGAGCATCGTCACACTGATGCGGGAGCTGTACGGCGACGGCACCACGGAGCCCTGGACCGAGGACTGA